A single window of Nicotiana sylvestris chromosome 5, ASM39365v2, whole genome shotgun sequence DNA harbors:
- the LOC104216501 gene encoding uncharacterized protein, giving the protein MKLSLITVYSRSSPTTVTLIPGYSYANKTATFRVKFPSSFRLSSGNKISNSFSLTICSSKSSSAADSAGTATETYNQTIDGEISSPEVTESLNVEVGSPRILPSLFAPKFSLSDQAFFLLAFIACTTSVAFTSLVVAAVPTLFAMRRAAISLSKLADTAREELPSTMAAIRLSGMEISDLTLELSDLSQEIADGVNKSARAVQAAEAGIKQIGSLAHQQTMSMIQERADLPVISLQPVVAGAAKKTSRAVSQATRRFMNMISGGELGSGMEDNGEVDAGS; this is encoded by the exons ATGAAGCTCAGTCTAATTACTGTATATTCCCGTTCTTCTCCGACCACCGTCACTCTCATTCCCGGCTATTCCTATGCTAATAAAACGGCGACATTCAGAGTGAAATTTCCTTCTTCCTTCAGACTCAGCTCCGGCAACAAAATCTCTAATAGCTTCTCCTTGACGATTTGTTCGTCCAAATCATCATCCGCCGCTGATTCCGCCGGCACCGCAACGGAAACCTATAATCAAACCATAGATGGAGAAATTTCGTCGCCGGAGGTTACTGAGTCGCTCAATGTTGAAGTCGGAAGCCCGCGAATTCTACCAAGCTTGTTCGCTCCTAAATTTAGCTTAAGTGACCAAGCTTTCTTTCTATTGGCCTTCATTGCTTGCACG ACGTCGGTGGCTTTCACAAGCTTGGTAGTTGCAGCTGTACCAACGCTATTT GCAATGCGTAGAGCAGCAATATCTCTGTCAAAGTTGGCAGATACTGCTCGAGAGGAGCTTCCTAGTACAATGGCTGCTATCAGGCTGTCTGGAATGGAAATCAGTGACCTTACACTGGAATTGAGTGATTTAAG TCAAGAGATAGCTGATGGGGTCAACAAATCTGCTCGAGCTGTGCAAGCAGCAGAAGCTGGAATCAAACAAATTGGGTCTCTTGCTCACCAGCAAACAATGT CAATGATTCAGGAGAGAGCAGATCTGCCAGTCATATCTTTGCAGCCAGTTGTAGCTGGGGCAGCAAAGAAAACTTCTCGTGCTGTCAGCCAAGCCACGAGAAGATTTATGAATATGATCTCCGGAGGTGAACTTGGCTCAGGAATGGAAGACAACGGTGAAGTTGATGCGGGATCTTAG